A stretch of Schaalia odontolytica DNA encodes these proteins:
- a CDS encoding Rv3235 family protein yields the protein MSTQIAPRPRTSEAPRRRTSTRPTPTRPTQPAPFRWSQDPELAYRAAPSPTPTHYVSLPKESLPDPGPWAANLARAIVEVVTGVRQAPQLRRWMLPDLYGALVCVHMSPCARGTRPVHVRTCPVDERTTEAAVIVSTVSRTFALALRLEEYHGRWITTALELA from the coding sequence ATGAGCACCCAAATCGCACCCAGGCCTCGTACCTCCGAGGCCCCCAGACGACGGACCAGCACGAGGCCCACCCCCACCCGTCCGACCCAGCCCGCCCCGTTCCGGTGGAGTCAGGATCCTGAGTTGGCCTACAGGGCAGCCCCATCGCCGACACCAACCCACTACGTGTCCCTCCCGAAAGAGAGTCTCCCAGACCCCGGGCCGTGGGCGGCGAACCTCGCACGCGCCATCGTCGAGGTCGTCACGGGCGTTCGCCAGGCGCCCCAGCTACGCCGTTGGATGTTACCCGATCTCTACGGAGCCCTCGTGTGCGTCCACATGTCCCCGTGCGCGCGGGGAACGAGGCCCGTCCACGTACGCACGTGCCCCGTCGACGAGCGCACGACAGAGGCCGCCGTCATCGTCTCCACGGTCTCGCGTACCTTCGCCCTTGCTCTGCGCCTCGAGGAGTACCACGGGCGCTGGATCACGACGGCCCTCGAACTCGCCTGA
- a CDS encoding helix-turn-helix domain-containing protein, whose product MATRFLTLADVAETLNLTMSATRALVSSGELPAIQVGGKHVWRIEESVLEQFIQDQYAATRERQKAENAH is encoded by the coding sequence ATGGCAACACGATTCCTCACTCTCGCTGACGTCGCCGAGACCCTGAATCTCACGATGTCAGCCACCCGCGCCCTCGTTTCCTCCGGCGAGCTTCCTGCCATTCAGGTGGGCGGTAAGCACGTCTGGCGGATCGAAGAGTCCGTCCTGGAGCAGTTCATCCAGGATCAATACGCTGCGACGCGCGAGCGTCAGAAGGCGGAAAACGCTCACTAG
- a CDS encoding glutamine amidotransferase-related protein, translated as MTKPFLMLTSRDDGPVLAAETADLPRFSGLTPDQVRQVRMERELPDLDLSEYSGAFVCGSPWDANADDHLKEERQVRAEAWLRSFYDRALGESFPILGLCYGLGTLTLHLGGVIDTHHGEEISGIALTKTDAGREDPLLEGTPDRFHSYVGHHEAVRELAPGMQVLLAGDDTPIQMVRVGEAAWATQFHPEMDLEGVNVRIDQYAGRYYPVEKAEAIRAQVATVDTDPSRLVLQNFVRRFQR; from the coding sequence ATGACCAAGCCCTTCCTCATGCTGACCTCGCGCGACGACGGCCCCGTCCTGGCCGCAGAGACCGCCGACCTGCCTCGCTTCTCGGGACTGACCCCCGACCAGGTCCGCCAGGTGCGCATGGAGAGGGAGCTGCCCGACCTTGACCTCTCCGAGTACTCGGGTGCTTTCGTGTGCGGGTCCCCGTGGGACGCGAACGCCGACGACCACCTGAAGGAAGAACGCCAGGTGCGCGCCGAGGCATGGCTGCGCTCCTTCTACGACCGGGCGCTGGGCGAATCCTTCCCGATCCTGGGCCTGTGCTACGGGCTGGGTACCCTCACCCTGCACCTGGGCGGCGTCATTGACACCCATCACGGTGAGGAAATCAGCGGTATCGCGCTGACGAAGACCGACGCGGGGCGCGAGGACCCGCTCCTGGAGGGCACGCCTGACCGCTTCCACTCCTACGTTGGCCACCACGAGGCCGTGCGCGAGCTGGCCCCGGGCATGCAGGTCCTCCTGGCCGGTGACGACACTCCGATCCAGATGGTGCGTGTGGGCGAGGCGGCGTGGGCGACCCAGTTCCACCCCGAGATGGACCTCGAGGGCGTCAACGTGCGCATCGACCAGTACGCGGGCCGCTACTACCCGGTGGAGAAAGCCGAGGCGATCCGCGCCCAGGTTGCGACCGTGGACACGGATCCCTCGCGCCTCGTCCTCCAGAACTTCGTGCGCCGATTCCAGCGCTGA
- a CDS encoding CpaE family protein translates to MSSVHGVVVLADQRYEAPLIQAIQSRSDVLAIVRRCADLAEVVAAARAGLADLAVIDGSDPDLTIETVESLRACGMVVVALAAHHERSRLIALGVASVAAPGSPDQVVNSLIAATRTRRSTPAPASSAPPPPPPPSAPGSVLAVWGTSGAPGRTTLAVGIATALSAHGPTLLVDADTANPTIAHLLGLPVHASGLSTLARTASRGPITPADTLRAAVMRSENLHIITGLVTPHRWREVSKPGIESIVGALRLSARYSVVDIASTSLEKASRGANRDDAALGVLERADRLVIVARGDIVGINRLSFLARWWEEQERDIPVEVIVNRVSTAAIGPHPVPSLQAAIGAFMPDCIFYVVPEDEGVGRASLRGKALGENGARCDASDALQAIVERWVPTL, encoded by the coding sequence GTGAGCTCCGTCCACGGGGTCGTCGTTCTCGCCGATCAACGCTACGAGGCACCCCTCATCCAGGCGATTCAGAGCCGATCGGATGTCCTCGCCATCGTCCGGCGCTGCGCTGACCTGGCCGAGGTCGTCGCCGCGGCCCGCGCCGGCCTCGCCGACCTCGCGGTCATCGACGGATCCGACCCCGACCTGACGATCGAGACCGTTGAATCGCTGCGCGCTTGCGGGATGGTCGTCGTCGCCCTCGCTGCGCATCACGAGCGCTCCCGCCTCATCGCCCTGGGGGTCGCCTCGGTCGCCGCGCCCGGCAGCCCCGACCAGGTCGTCAACTCTCTCATCGCGGCGACGCGCACCCGCCGCTCGACCCCTGCCCCGGCCTCGTCCGCGCCACCTCCACCCCCTCCGCCCTCCGCTCCGGGCAGCGTGCTGGCCGTCTGGGGGACATCCGGCGCGCCCGGGCGTACGACCCTCGCCGTCGGCATCGCGACCGCGCTGTCCGCCCACGGGCCCACCCTCCTCGTCGATGCGGACACCGCCAACCCGACGATCGCGCACCTGCTGGGCCTTCCCGTCCATGCGTCGGGTCTGTCAACCCTCGCGCGGACGGCCTCGCGCGGCCCCATCACGCCCGCGGACACGCTCAGGGCAGCCGTCATGCGCTCCGAGAACCTGCACATCATCACGGGCCTCGTGACTCCGCACCGCTGGCGCGAAGTGAGCAAACCTGGCATCGAATCCATCGTCGGGGCACTGCGACTGAGCGCCCGTTACTCGGTCGTTGACATTGCGTCGACCTCGCTGGAAAAGGCCTCGCGCGGGGCCAACCGTGACGATGCCGCGCTCGGGGTGCTCGAGCGCGCCGATCGGCTCGTCATCGTCGCACGCGGTGACATCGTCGGCATCAACCGGCTCTCGTTCCTGGCGCGGTGGTGGGAGGAGCAAGAGCGCGACATTCCGGTCGAGGTGATCGTCAACCGCGTGAGTACCGCAGCGATCGGCCCGCACCCGGTGCCCTCCCTGCAGGCGGCGATCGGCGCCTTCATGCCCGACTGTATTTTCTACGTCGTTCCCGAGGATGAGGGCGTTGGGCGGGCTTCCCTGCGAGGCAAGGCTCTGGGAGAAAACGGTGCGCGTTGCGACGCCTCCGACGCGTTGCAGGCGATTGTCGAGCGGTGGGTGCCTACACTGTGA
- a CDS encoding LysM peptidoglycan-binding domain-containing protein has protein sequence MTDDSLTVAGQSHLTDAFLWLVGAPLCLLDALYLSHLAPPLSAERPETLVVWVLGIAALMLLAWSLLCSACAHLALLRVAPPAARAAARFFVSRCGTRLSRSLLTRAGASALIGSALVTGAPATASLAAPQEQTSPVVSVTWADTPSTPSPNQEATQTAPSALPVPTEDAPAPDAPAGPTSITVAPGDSLWSIAASLRSDGDDARIDATWRAIHAANAESVRDPALIYPGQTLAIPQDLP, from the coding sequence ATGACTGATGATTCACTGACCGTCGCCGGCCAATCTCACCTCACCGACGCCTTCCTCTGGCTCGTTGGTGCCCCGCTGTGCCTCCTCGATGCTCTCTATCTCTCCCACCTCGCTCCCCCACTGAGCGCGGAGCGTCCCGAGACGCTCGTCGTCTGGGTTCTCGGCATTGCTGCCCTCATGCTCCTGGCATGGAGCCTCCTGTGCTCAGCGTGCGCTCACCTCGCGCTCCTGCGCGTTGCTCCGCCCGCGGCACGCGCAGCCGCACGATTCTTCGTCTCCCGTTGCGGAACCCGTCTCTCACGGTCGCTTTTGACGCGTGCAGGAGCCAGCGCATTGATCGGCTCTGCACTCGTCACCGGAGCGCCCGCCACGGCCTCCCTGGCGGCTCCGCAGGAACAGACCTCCCCCGTCGTCTCTGTGACGTGGGCGGATACCCCCAGTACCCCTTCTCCCAACCAGGAGGCGACTCAAACGGCGCCGTCCGCGCTACCCGTGCCCACGGAGGATGCACCGGCGCCAGACGCGCCCGCTGGCCCCACCTCAATCACGGTCGCGCCGGGCGATTCACTCTGGTCGATCGCCGCCTCCCTGCGCTCCGATGGGGACGACGCGCGTATCGACGCCACCTGGCGAGCAATCCACGCGGCCAACGCCGAATCGGTTCGCGACCCCGCTCTCATCTACCCCGGACAGACACTCGCCATACCCCAGGACCTGCCATGA
- a CDS encoding DUF6912 family protein, translating into MRVYVPAILSDLSVPLPPVRSGVLCVPEAGMSGEDIEVLEDDAITEAALSSLELARETEGAAFARVVLAVDTPTSTTLTPGEQIEPRIFAAPAFEYTWSDVAAILADLPDASPAVQAVLSADTQEDADEAVAALWESSLAWFDRSERPDVLALHQG; encoded by the coding sequence ATGCGCGTCTACGTTCCCGCCATCCTGTCCGACCTGTCCGTCCCGCTGCCGCCCGTGCGCAGCGGCGTCCTGTGCGTGCCCGAGGCCGGCATGAGTGGCGAGGACATCGAGGTCCTCGAGGACGACGCCATCACCGAGGCGGCGCTGTCCTCCCTCGAACTGGCGCGCGAGACGGAGGGCGCGGCCTTCGCTCGCGTCGTCCTGGCCGTCGACACCCCCACCTCGACGACGCTGACCCCCGGCGAGCAGATCGAACCCCGCATCTTCGCGGCCCCGGCCTTTGAATACACCTGGTCGGACGTCGCCGCCATCCTCGCGGACCTGCCCGACGCCTCACCCGCAGTGCAGGCCGTCCTGAGCGCCGACACACAGGAGGACGCCGACGAGGCCGTGGCCGCCCTGTGGGAGTCCTCCCTGGCGTGGTTCGACCGCTCTGAGCGCCCCGACGTCCTGGCCCTGCACCAGGGCTAA
- a CDS encoding AAA family ATPase: MKIRWLRIVGIGPFAGEHTVDFSSFEDSGLFLLDGPTGAGKSTLIDAITFALYGDVARTKDASKDRLRSNHITDSDPSEADLVFEVATGIYRVTRTPAYTPAGKKSQRNSKSTLTRVVEDPDAPDGWRTVEPIASGPRDVGSEIPAIVGLDKDQFLQTIVLPQGKFSQFLNATSDAREQILRDIFDTQIYVDFTKALVDAAASSKRGIEERRVAAISAFERVRALNDALSDDVHTAAPGARERSAEVEEADQLDAGAEDSSAVTRWAEDACERAREAHAQTLRVAEAATATAREASRALSEGRALADAQAEHARVSATLAELTASEEVIASNRERADQARRALAVAPLDAAKASARARLEAAGDQVAALSPALGDEDSIDSASLTPEAVTALGERAQDLRDEATRTRGSLEEALAVERSLPEAHTQIDSLRSQHEQALARIASIEAEREALPLRIEQVTEALRLMRADADTLPEAASALRTINERLDASMQADLLRSALLGASDELREATVAAKLANAAAADGHDLWIAQSASALARELEEDTPCPVCGSTAHPNPAPAADGEITREQVAELDQARDRAEAALRDAQARHQDLVRRIAQLNEVAGAPTPTLETERDRAAELVAKLEALSPQITEIEAALAQERARLDGLTDSLASARETAASLASTLQERESALAAAEARVEAERADFASLDERAAHLDERARRAAALAGACADWDNARAALAQAQRSLADALEEQGLEADSWRTLLLPLPQVEALEARVAAHEKALFAAHEALASERLTRAASAPAPDLEALTEASRKAEEDAAMAARASGILEQHCAQLDAARASLEQALEALGRAREQAGPIRRLADIAAASGPENLASTPLSAWVLIARLEEVLAAANPRLAAISSGRYELVSVPDDGTASRKSGLGLAIVDHDTDALRSPRTLSGGETFYTSLALALGLADVVSAEAGGVELRTMFIDEGFGSLDSHTLSLVMAQLQALRCAGRTVGVISHVEEMATQIADQIQVRPLPEGGSTLSVRA, encoded by the coding sequence GTGAAGATTCGGTGGCTACGTATTGTGGGCATCGGCCCCTTCGCGGGCGAGCACACGGTTGACTTTTCCTCCTTCGAGGACTCGGGGCTGTTCCTGCTGGACGGACCGACGGGCGCGGGAAAGTCCACGCTCATCGACGCGATCACCTTCGCCCTGTACGGGGACGTGGCGCGCACGAAGGATGCGTCGAAGGACCGCCTGCGGTCCAACCACATCACGGATTCGGATCCGTCGGAGGCGGACCTGGTGTTCGAGGTGGCGACCGGCATCTACCGGGTGACGCGCACCCCCGCATACACCCCGGCGGGCAAGAAGTCTCAGCGCAATTCGAAGTCGACGCTGACGCGGGTCGTGGAGGATCCGGATGCTCCGGACGGGTGGCGTACGGTGGAGCCGATCGCGTCGGGTCCGCGCGACGTGGGCTCCGAGATTCCGGCAATCGTGGGCCTGGATAAGGACCAGTTCCTGCAGACGATCGTGCTCCCGCAGGGCAAGTTCTCCCAGTTCCTCAACGCCACGTCGGATGCTCGCGAGCAGATCCTGCGCGACATTTTCGACACGCAGATCTACGTGGACTTCACGAAGGCTCTCGTCGATGCGGCCGCCTCGTCAAAGCGCGGCATCGAAGAGCGGCGCGTGGCTGCCATCAGCGCTTTCGAGCGCGTTCGGGCGCTGAATGACGCCCTGAGCGATGACGTGCACACGGCTGCACCCGGCGCGCGGGAGCGCTCAGCCGAGGTCGAGGAGGCCGATCAGCTGGATGCGGGCGCGGAGGATTCCAGCGCCGTGACGCGCTGGGCCGAGGACGCATGCGAGCGCGCACGCGAGGCACACGCGCAGACCCTGCGCGTTGCCGAGGCGGCCACGGCAACCGCTCGGGAGGCTTCCCGTGCCCTGTCCGAGGGGCGCGCCCTGGCTGACGCTCAGGCGGAGCACGCGCGCGTGAGCGCGACACTCGCTGAGTTGACTGCATCGGAGGAAGTAATCGCATCCAACCGTGAGCGCGCGGATCAGGCCCGCCGGGCGCTGGCCGTGGCTCCCCTCGACGCGGCCAAGGCCTCGGCGCGCGCTCGTCTGGAGGCTGCGGGAGACCAGGTCGCAGCCCTGTCTCCCGCCCTCGGAGACGAGGATTCCATCGATTCCGCGTCCTTGACACCCGAGGCGGTGACTGCTCTCGGCGAGCGGGCGCAGGATCTGCGCGACGAGGCGACGCGCACGCGCGGTTCTCTCGAGGAGGCCCTGGCCGTCGAACGCTCGCTGCCCGAAGCGCACACCCAGATCGACTCACTGCGCTCCCAGCATGAGCAGGCATTGGCGCGCATCGCGTCGATCGAGGCAGAGCGCGAGGCGTTGCCCCTGCGCATCGAGCAGGTCACCGAGGCCCTGCGCCTCATGCGAGCGGATGCCGACACGCTGCCCGAGGCCGCGTCCGCTCTGCGCACCATCAACGAACGCCTGGATGCCTCCATGCAGGCGGACCTGCTGCGCTCGGCTCTCCTCGGAGCATCGGATGAGCTGCGCGAGGCCACTGTCGCCGCGAAGCTTGCGAATGCCGCAGCAGCGGACGGCCACGACCTGTGGATCGCGCAGAGCGCATCGGCCCTCGCACGCGAACTCGAAGAGGACACGCCGTGTCCCGTGTGCGGCTCCACCGCTCACCCCAATCCGGCACCGGCCGCAGACGGGGAGATCACGCGCGAGCAGGTCGCGGAGCTCGACCAGGCGCGAGACCGTGCGGAGGCCGCGCTGCGGGATGCGCAGGCCCGCCACCAGGATCTCGTGCGTCGTATCGCCCAGCTCAACGAGGTGGCCGGCGCCCCCACTCCGACTCTCGAGACCGAGCGGGATCGAGCCGCCGAGCTCGTTGCGAAGCTCGAGGCTCTCAGCCCGCAGATCACAGAGATCGAGGCGGCCCTCGCGCAGGAGCGCGCCCGCCTCGACGGCCTCACGGACTCCCTCGCGAGCGCCCGAGAGACCGCCGCTTCCCTCGCGTCCACCCTCCAGGAGCGTGAATCCGCTCTGGCCGCGGCTGAGGCCCGCGTGGAGGCTGAGCGCGCCGACTTCGCCTCCCTCGATGAGCGCGCGGCTCACCTGGATGAGCGCGCACGCCGGGCGGCAGCTTTGGCCGGGGCCTGCGCCGATTGGGACAATGCCCGCGCCGCGCTCGCGCAGGCACAGCGTTCCCTTGCGGATGCGCTTGAGGAACAGGGCCTCGAGGCGGACTCCTGGCGCACGCTCCTGCTTCCTCTCCCCCAGGTCGAGGCTCTCGAGGCGCGCGTGGCCGCTCACGAGAAGGCACTTTTCGCGGCACACGAAGCGCTTGCTTCGGAGCGCCTGACCCGCGCGGCGTCGGCACCCGCACCGGACCTTGAGGCCCTCACCGAAGCCTCCCGCAAGGCCGAGGAGGACGCCGCTATGGCGGCCCGAGCCTCGGGTATTCTCGAGCAGCACTGCGCGCAGCTGGACGCCGCCCGCGCCTCCCTCGAGCAGGCGTTGGAGGCGCTCGGCCGCGCCCGGGAGCAGGCCGGTCCCATCCGCCGCCTGGCTGACATTGCCGCCGCGTCCGGCCCTGAGAACCTGGCCTCTACTCCCCTATCGGCCTGGGTGCTCATCGCGCGCCTGGAAGAGGTGTTGGCGGCCGCGAACCCACGCCTGGCGGCAATCTCGTCGGGACGCTACGAACTCGTGTCTGTCCCCGACGACGGCACCGCCTCGCGCAAGTCCGGCCTGGGCCTCGCGATCGTCGATCACGACACGGACGCGCTGCGCAGCCCGCGCACGCTGTCGGGCGGGGAAACGTTCTACACGTCCCTCGCGCTGGCGCTCGGCCTCGCGGACGTCGTCTCTGCCGAGGCCGGTGGCGTCGAGCTGCGCACGATGTTCATCGATGAGGGCTTCGGATCGCTCGACTCGCACACGCTGAGCCTGGTGATGGCGCAGCTCCAGGCGCTGCGCTGCGCGGGACGCACGGTCGGCGTCATCTCGCACGTCGAGGAGATGGCGACCCAGATCGCGGATCAGATCCAGGTGCGGCCTCTGCCGGAGGGCGGATCGACCCTCAGCGTGCGCGCGTAG
- a CDS encoding SAF domain-containing protein — MDRRFVIGLVLIIASVIAFSVLSGLLRGGSRVYAATTTIAPGETLTADNVREVVLSVDSDVYVPTSEAPMGSVATRQITPGQIVMRTDLSQGESGTAQTDMLRVAVTVSAGLPDGVADGTRIRLWTIPARTQGQAGNQAREIEGTFTFVRRIEASSQSHRGQRIEILANAQSMPVLLAAQSSTDELAAVPVGAP; from the coding sequence ATGGACCGTCGATTCGTTATCGGCCTGGTCCTTATCATCGCGTCCGTGATCGCATTCAGTGTTCTCAGCGGCCTCCTGCGGGGAGGAAGCCGCGTCTACGCCGCGACGACGACCATCGCCCCGGGGGAAACCCTCACCGCGGACAATGTCCGCGAGGTTGTCCTCAGCGTCGACTCAGACGTCTACGTTCCCACGTCGGAGGCTCCCATGGGGTCCGTCGCGACTCGGCAGATTACCCCCGGCCAGATCGTCATGCGCACGGATCTGTCGCAGGGGGAAAGCGGAACAGCGCAGACGGACATGCTGCGCGTGGCTGTCACGGTCAGCGCTGGGCTGCCCGACGGGGTCGCTGATGGAACGCGGATCCGGCTGTGGACGATCCCCGCGCGCACGCAGGGACAGGCTGGTAATCAGGCGCGCGAGATCGAGGGGACCTTCACCTTCGTACGCCGAATCGAGGCCTCGTCCCAGTCGCACCGTGGCCAGCGGATCGAGATCCTCGCGAACGCCCAGTCCATGCCGGTTCTCCTCGCCGCGCAGTCCTCGACCGACGAGCTGGCCGCCGTCCCCGTGGGGGCGCCGTGA
- a CDS encoding exonuclease SbcCD subunit D, with translation MLILHTSDWHLGRTLHGASLGDSADAFIEWLVALVRERGVDAVLISGDVFDRAVPPVDALARMRRALRELTEITTVILTSGNHDGAARLGLFADMLTPSLHVVTDPEAIGTPVEAGGALVYPMPYLEPDLVRQSLSDLPVRGEDDLPAPLPRSHQAVLAAALRRVRADISARRDAGDERPAIAMPHAFVTGAQTSDSERDIQVGGVPSVSADLFDTLGGEEPLAHGLDYVAAGHLHRPQDISGASVPIRYAGSPIAYSFSEAGATKSITLVTTDATSVTDIEVVPIPTLRGIAVLEGTMDELLTDPDEATTASYVSITVTDDARPERMVPRIREVYPHALVVVHRPSQAPSLAPAMTVRASRDPREVTEEFYEAVGGRALSAQERELALDVWAQLRGKDMQ, from the coding sequence ATGTTGATTCTGCACACCTCCGACTGGCACCTGGGGCGCACGCTGCACGGCGCGTCCCTGGGCGACAGCGCGGATGCGTTCATCGAGTGGTTGGTGGCCCTGGTGCGTGAGCGCGGCGTGGATGCCGTGCTCATCTCGGGCGACGTGTTCGACCGCGCGGTTCCGCCCGTGGATGCGCTCGCGCGGATGCGCCGCGCCCTGCGCGAACTGACGGAGATCACGACAGTCATCCTGACGTCGGGAAACCACGATGGGGCCGCGCGCCTGGGGCTGTTCGCCGACATGCTCACCCCCTCGCTGCACGTGGTGACGGACCCGGAGGCGATCGGCACGCCCGTCGAGGCCGGGGGCGCCCTCGTGTACCCGATGCCCTACCTCGAGCCCGACCTCGTGCGCCAGAGCCTGTCGGACCTGCCTGTGCGGGGCGAGGACGACCTGCCCGCTCCTTTGCCCCGCTCCCACCAGGCGGTCCTGGCGGCTGCCCTGCGCCGGGTGCGCGCGGACATTTCGGCTCGGCGCGACGCGGGCGACGAGCGCCCGGCCATCGCGATGCCGCACGCCTTCGTGACGGGGGCACAGACCTCGGACTCCGAGCGCGACATCCAGGTGGGCGGCGTCCCCTCCGTATCGGCGGACCTGTTCGACACCCTCGGGGGTGAGGAGCCCCTGGCCCACGGCCTGGACTACGTGGCAGCCGGGCACCTGCACCGCCCGCAGGACATCTCGGGCGCATCCGTCCCGATCCGCTACGCAGGCTCCCCCATCGCGTATTCCTTCTCCGAGGCCGGGGCCACCAAGTCGATCACCCTCGTGACCACGGACGCCACCTCGGTGACCGACATCGAGGTGGTGCCCATCCCGACGCTGCGGGGCATCGCGGTGCTCGAGGGAACCATGGATGAGCTGCTCACGGATCCCGACGAGGCCACCACGGCCTCGTACGTGTCGATCACAGTCACAGACGACGCGCGCCCCGAGCGCATGGTGCCGCGCATCCGAGAGGTCTACCCGCACGCCCTGGTCGTCGTGCACCGTCCCTCCCAGGCACCCTCGCTGGCTCCCGCGATGACCGTGCGCGCGTCCCGCGATCCACGCGAGGTCACGGAGGAGTTTTACGAGGCCGTGGGCGGGCGGGCGCTAAGCGCTCAGGAGCGCGAGCTGGCCCTGGACGTGTGGGCGCAGCTTCGAGGAAAGGACATGCAGTGA
- the rsgA gene encoding ribosome small subunit-dependent GTPase A: MARRDTGTDDPRVRVRAGKGSRPRTKDRPDWSSKPLGRVIGIDRGRYQVSLEADGTRVVAVRARELGRGSVIMGDRVRLTGDLSGRPDTLARIVAVEERSSVLRRSLEDAPDQRGEKAIVANADTMCIVVALADPPPRTGMIDRCLVAAFEAGLDPVLVLTKADLASADELIAAYEDFDLRVVLTSAEAGESDPGVTELRDLLAGHWSVLVGHSGVGKSTLINLLVPGAGRATGHVNEVTGRGRHTSTSSEAFELDEGGWIVDTPGVRSFGLGHVSVADVLGVFPDVAEAAAWCLPLCSHGEEEPSCALDAYARATGPFALDEAGDEEADRVRSERSSRVASVRRLLEAVATAEAASKAAR; encoded by the coding sequence ATGGCCCGCCGCGACACTGGAACCGACGACCCGCGCGTGCGCGTACGCGCCGGCAAGGGCTCACGCCCCCGCACGAAAGACCGGCCCGACTGGTCCTCCAAGCCGCTGGGCCGCGTCATCGGCATCGACCGCGGCCGCTACCAGGTGAGCCTGGAGGCGGACGGCACCCGTGTGGTCGCCGTGCGCGCCCGCGAGCTGGGGCGAGGCTCCGTCATCATGGGCGACCGCGTGCGCCTCACCGGCGACCTGTCGGGGCGCCCCGACACGCTCGCGCGCATCGTCGCCGTCGAGGAACGCTCCTCGGTGCTGCGCCGCTCCCTCGAGGACGCCCCGGATCAGCGAGGCGAGAAGGCGATCGTCGCGAACGCCGATACCATGTGCATCGTCGTCGCACTGGCGGATCCCCCGCCGCGCACCGGCATGATCGACCGCTGCCTGGTCGCCGCCTTCGAGGCGGGCCTCGACCCCGTCCTCGTCCTGACGAAGGCGGACCTGGCCAGCGCGGACGAGCTGATCGCCGCCTACGAGGACTTCGACCTGCGGGTGGTGCTCACGAGCGCCGAGGCCGGGGAGTCCGATCCGGGCGTCACCGAACTGCGGGACCTGCTGGCCGGCCACTGGTCGGTGCTGGTGGGGCATTCGGGGGTCGGTAAGTCCACGCTCATCAACCTCCTGGTGCCGGGCGCGGGCCGCGCGACGGGCCACGTCAACGAGGTGACAGGACGCGGGCGCCACACCTCCACGTCCTCGGAGGCCTTCGAGCTGGACGAGGGCGGCTGGATTGTAGATACGCCCGGCGTGCGATCCTTTGGCCTGGGGCACGTGAGCGTCGCCGACGTGCTCGGCGTCTTCCCGGACGTCGCAGAGGCCGCCGCCTGGTGTCTGCCGCTGTGCTCGCACGGCGAGGAAGAGCCCTCGTGCGCGCTTGACGCTTACGCGCGCGCCACCGGTCCCTTCGCCCTCGACGAGGCCGGGGATGAGGAGGCGGATCGGGTGAGGTCTGAGCGCTCTTCCCGCGTGGCGTCTGTGCGCAGGCTCCTCGAGGCCGTGGCGACGGCGGAGGCCGCCAGCAAGGCTGCCCGCTAG